The DNA sequence TGTTGTCAGGCTTGATGTATTTCCCCACCGGGTTCGTTTCACCCAGGGCTTTGGCCATACTCTGCGTAATAAGGACGGATGAGCTGGAGTCGGTGCTGTATTGCGGGCTGAAATCGCGCCCCTGAATCAGCTTCACACCCATCGTCCTGAGGTAGTCGGTATCGATCCGCAGCCAGTCGCAGGTAACATCCCGCTTGCCGTACTGGAAGCCGAACATCATGCGCGACGAGTTGCCATCCAGCCCCGCGCCAACGTTCACGCCCGACCCCGACACGGCGGCAATGGTCGGCTGGTTAGCCAGCCGGTCGCGCATGGCTCGCAGCACCGTCGTACCATTGAGTTCATTGCCCACGGGTACACTGATGACCTGGTCTTTGTCGAGACCCATCGGCTTTTGCTGCAGGTAGGTAATTTGCTGGTGGATGACCATCGTGCAAACGATGAGCAGGCAGGCAATGGTGAATTGGGTTACGATGAGTGCGTTGCGCAGCAGCCCCGGCCGACTTACTTTCACGCTCCCCTTGAGCACCTCCACGGCGTTAAAGCGCGTCACGAACCAGGAGGGATACCCGCCGGCCACCAGCGAGATGAGCAGAAAACCCAGCGCCGTTACCAGCAAGGTGCCCGGTGTGAGAAAATTATCGAGAGTGAGATGGCTCTGGAACAGGCGGTTAAACGTAGGTAGCACGGCATAAGCCAGTCCCAGTCCAATGAACAGGGCCGCCATGCAGAGTAGCAGGGTTTCGCCCCAGATCTGACCGAATAGCTGGCCGCGCTGGGCGCCCAGCGATTTCCGGACCCCCACTTCCCGCGCCCGAGAGAGGGATTGGGCAATGGTCAGGTTGATAAAATTGATGCAGGCAATGGCCAGAATAAACAGCCCGACCAGCATCAATGTGTAGATGTAAGCCCGGCTGATGGCCTGCCCGTTCATGCTCTCGGTATCGTAGTGAACCTCACGCATGGGTATCAACAGCAGACTCCGTTGAAAGCCCAGTTCATTGTTCGGATAGCCCTGCTCTTTTTGCTGCTTGATCTCCTGCGCGAAATACTTTTCCATGAACGCCTGGGTTCGTCGCTGCAGTGTTTTCGGATCGGTACCGGCTTTGAGCTTCACGTAGACATCGTGGTTACCAAAGTCCCAGCGGCTCTTGTTGAGGGCGTATTCGCCGGAGTTCTCACTACGGACCAGGGCATCGTAGGTCAGCGTCGAGTTGTGGGGAGCCTCGCTGATAACGGCCGTTACGGTGAAGGTCTGCCATACACCGTTCATGCGTAGTTCGAGCGGCTTACCAACGGGTTCTTCCTTCCCGAACACACTGGTCGCCATTTTCTCACCGATGACAATATCGCTCAGGCTGTTCAGGGCTGTTTTAGGATTGCCCTTCAACAACGGGAAACTGAACATGTGCAGGAAATCAGCGTCGACCAGCCGGACATTCTGCGTGTAGGTCTGTTCTGCTCGCCGGATGCTGGTGCTTCGGTCGAAATAGCGGGTTGTTCCCTCTATTTCGGGAAACTCCGCCTTGAGTGTGGGCGAAATTATGTACGGCATGGTGCCGCTTCGACTGGATGTCCCGTCACGTTCAGCGGCCAGAAAATTCAGCCGAAAAATCTGGTCGGCATTGGCATGAAAGCGGTCGTAGGACAGCTCGAACGCAGCCGTAAGAAACAGCAATACACACGTACCAAACGCAACCGACAGCCCCACGATGTTTATCAACGTGTGGGACCGGTGCTTCCAGAGCGTACGCAACGCGACTTTCAGATAATTGCGAAACATAACCCGTGTAAAGACGCAACCCTTTGCGTCTGGTGTGTATGTGTAAAAAACATCCGGTCGTAGAGACGCAAAGGGTTGCGTCTCTACCTACTTGTCTACACGTGGAAATTCTCGGTTACCACCTTGCCATCGAATAGGTTCACGATACGATGGGCGAAACCGGCGTCGTAGGGGGAGTGGGTTACCATGATGATGGTGGTGCCTTCATCGTTCAGTTCACCCAGAAGTTTCATTACTTCCTCGCCGTTCTTCGAGTCGAGGTTACCCGTCGGTTCATCGGCCAGGATCAGCTTGGGCTTGGCTACTACGGCCCGCGCAATGGCCGTCCGTTGCTGCTGACCGCCCGACAGTTGCTGCGGAAAGTGATTGCGCCGGTGCATGATGCTCATCCGTTCCAGGGCTTCTTCCACGCGCTTTTTCCGCTCGTCGGGGGGCGTTTTCAGGTAAAGCAGCGGCAGTTCCACGTTTTCGTAGACCGTCAGCTCATCGATCAGGTTAAAGCTCTGGAACACAAATCCGATGGAGCCTTTACGGAGCTGAGCCCGCTGCCGCTCCGTCATTTTAGCCACTTCAGTGCCGTAGAAATTGTATTCTCCGTCGCTGGGATTGTCGAGCAGGCCGAGGATATTGAGCAGCGTGGATTTACCGCAGCCCGATGG is a window from the Spirosoma rigui genome containing:
- a CDS encoding ABC transporter permease, with translation MFRNYLKVALRTLWKHRSHTLINIVGLSVAFGTCVLLFLTAAFELSYDRFHANADQIFRLNFLAAERDGTSSRSGTMPYIISPTLKAEFPEIEGTTRYFDRSTSIRRAEQTYTQNVRLVDADFLHMFSFPLLKGNPKTALNSLSDIVIGEKMATSVFGKEEPVGKPLELRMNGVWQTFTVTAVISEAPHNSTLTYDALVRSENSGEYALNKSRWDFGNHDVYVKLKAGTDPKTLQRRTQAFMEKYFAQEIKQQKEQGYPNNELGFQRSLLLIPMREVHYDTESMNGQAISRAYIYTLMLVGLFILAIACINFINLTIAQSLSRAREVGVRKSLGAQRGQLFGQIWGETLLLCMAALFIGLGLAYAVLPTFNRLFQSHLTLDNFLTPGTLLVTALGFLLISLVAGGYPSWFVTRFNAVEVLKGSVKVSRPGLLRNALIVTQFTIACLLIVCTMVIHQQITYLQQKPMGLDKDQVISVPVGNELNGTTVLRAMRDRLANQPTIAAVSGSGVNVGAGLDGNSSRMMFGFQYGKRDVTCDWLRIDTDYLRTMGVKLIQGRDFSPQYSTDSSSSVLITQSMAKALGETNPVGKYIKPDNKAYQIVGVVSDFNLYSLHQEARPITLQMQSNAPIQYVLVRVNPQNLVGAMETVKAAWKTIAPKQEFIGSFLDENTERWYRKEQRLATIFTSAAVIAILLSCMGLFSIALISIQQRTKEIGVRKVLGASVPSIISLLSKDFLKLVLIGIVIASPIAWWAMNKWLQDFAYKIDVEWWVFVLAGMLAVGIALVTVSLQSIRAALMNPVKSLRSE
- a CDS encoding ABC transporter ATP-binding protein; translated protein: MIQTINLQKLFSTEEVETTALNGINMDVKDGEFVAIMGPSGCGKSTLLNILGLLDNPSDGEYNFYGTEVAKMTERQRAQLRKGSIGFVFQSFNLIDELTVYENVELPLLYLKTPPDERKKRVEEALERMSIMHRRNHFPQQLSGGQQQRTAIARAVVAKPKLILADEPTGNLDSKNGEEVMKLLGELNDEGTTIIMVTHSPYDAGFAHRIVNLFDGKVVTENFHV